One Ricinus communis isolate WT05 ecotype wild-type chromosome 7, ASM1957865v1, whole genome shotgun sequence genomic region harbors:
- the LOC125370612 gene encoding trans-resveratrol di-O-methyltransferase-like, whose amino-acid sequence MFESIPPADAIMLNMIFHVLGDEDCLKVLKKCKEPITSNNEERSGKLIIIDTLMGNKDWIKQSTETIQLYDLEMMVFVSGQERTEKEWAKVFFDAGFSSYNINPVLGLRSII is encoded by the exons ATGTTTGAGTCCATTCCTCCTGCAGATGCAATCATGTTAAAC ATGATATTTCATGTACTGGGGGACGAAGATTGCCTGAAGGTACTCAAGAAATGCAAAGAGCCCATAACAAGTAACAATGAGGAGAGGTCCGGAAAGTTGATAATCATAGACACACTAATGGGAAATAAAGATTGGATTAAGCAATCAACTGAGACCATACAGCTCTATGATCTTGAAATGATGGTCTTTGTCTCCGGTCAGGAGAGGACCGAGAAAGAATGGGCTAAGGTCTTCTTTGATGCTGGATTTAGCAGCTACAATATAAACCCTGTTCTAGGCTTAAGGTCAATCATTTAG